The following DNA comes from Papaver somniferum cultivar HN1 chromosome 4, ASM357369v1, whole genome shotgun sequence.
GAAGAACTTTTTAAGTGTAATTGGTTTTGAGTAATGGGGTTGCGAGATGATGAAGCCTTAGAAAGGAGAAGTAGTACCGATGGAAGGTAATGGGTTTAATGTAAAAGAAATTGTCTATGGTGGTGGAGGTGGAAGTGGATATGGTGGTGCTGGGTATGGAAGGGATGCATATGGTGGTAGTTCTGGTTATTATGCTGCACCTGCAACTTCTTATGCTTATAGTTATGGGTAGCAGGAATTTGTTGTCCCAAGTGGTTGGGATTAAGGAACTGTTCATGATCTCTTGCTAGTTACCACTTAACTACATAACTGAAAGAAGACATCGGCAATTGGTGATGATGATCTTCATTACTCTATTTGAGGTATTTCCCACCCAATAATGTACATACACAAACGTGTTTTTTTTCCTGCTATTATAACTCAACTACTGTTTGTAGTGACTACTAGTGCTAAttcttctttcagaatccataaattAAAGCATTTTGTTTTATCTATTAAATCTCGGTGTTctgttgtttttagttttgtttcatTTTGAAGTTTTTTTACGCGACCTGATTTTTGGTGGTGCAGTTGGTGCATTTTCCAAAGCTCATGTTTGTGCATTTTTCAATCAAAAATGGAAGCATTGGACATTCAATGGAGATTGAAAAAGACCATATGGGTCACCGAGTTAGCTTGAATATGATTCATGTCACTAACTCGGACCTACTATGGAGGGGTTTAAATGTATTTTCCTGTATAGGATAACTGACACACAAGCGGTTAACGGCTGTTACCCGTTTTTTTTCAAAATACGGGATGGAAAAAGTCAAAGTCAACCACTTTATATAATGATTCAAAACATCGGTCACTTTCttaaatatatttaaaaaaattggCCACTTTATTAAAAAAACCCATAAATTTATTGTAGGGAGTCTAATTATGATGTGTGCCTGATAGAATTTGTACTTGAGCGCCCAGATATAACGCTCCATACTTGGAACTATTTCATGACAATGACGCATTATTTAAGCACACGTCCCAAGGAGTTTCGCTAGTTGGATCCCAAAATCATTTGAGGTTGAAACTACAATCGGCTATCCTAAAAGCACCAACCAATTTGGTTTCAAAGAAGATTTTGTGCTTCTATGCATAAAGTTTTTGTTCGCATGTCTCATTTCAATTCTTTTTGTTGAAAATCACGGATTGGGCGTGTATTACAATTATTATAACAACAGTTTGTTGCACCTATCTCAGTCTGTACTGCGGGCTTCTCACAAGCGTCAATGTTGCCTATGGGCTACGGCAACTATCTCCTACATTGCccaaaaggaaggaaaaaaaaaaaaaccatctcctGTGTCAAATTGCGAATTGCATTTNNNNNNNNNNNNNNNNNNNNNNNNNNNNNNNNNNNNNNNNNNNNNNNNNNNNNNNNNNNNNNNNNNNNNNNNNNNNNNNNNNNNNNNNNNNNNNNNNNNNNNNNNNNNNNNNNNNNNNNNNNttttttttttttttttgatgcatatAATCTGACTCGTtggggaaaaaaaaaattgatcacaCAAAAAATGAACAAGACTGAAAGACAACTgcttgaaaataaaaattatctgAAAAATCTAGCACCACGTCGACCACGATCCCAGATGAAAATCTAAAGTAcaaaaaaataggaagaaaaatcatTGAACACATTACACACCGTGTAGGACCTAACAATGAGTACGTGTCAGTATATATCAACACCTAGATCAATCAAAATGGGTCCCACACACCACACCCTTAAAGCATCTTAGCTGAAAAATAGAAACTTTATTTTTCTCCACTTTTGACCTGTCCGTTTCTTATAAAACCATTTCCCACCACGACTCTCCTCATCTAATCTAAGTCGTCTTTTCTGATTCAGATCatgaagatcatcaacatctctTCATATCTAGCCATCGTTACTCTTCTAGTACTCATAACAATCCCATCATCGGAATCATACACTAATCACACAGTTGGTGGCGCTTCCGGTTGGTACTTCAATCGCTCTTCCAACAAGTCTATCACTGATTACTCCAAATGGGCTTCCGGCAAAACATTCAACCTCGGCGACTATCTCAGTGAGATCTTAGTTTCAGTTTCAGCCTTTCAGGAGTAATAtatattttatgttcttgatTTTTGATTGTTCGTGTATTTTTGTAGTTTTCGATACAAATACGAATCAAACGGTGATTCAAACATACAACGAAACCGCATACAAGATATGTAATGCAGACGATACAACGGATGCGTCTGTTTACAGCGGAGGAGCTGAGATCGGGAAACAAGTGGTGCTGTCGGTTCCATTGATAATCGAAGGTGATAATTATTTCTTCTCTAGTGCTGATGATGGTGCGCAATGTCAAAAAGGTATGGCATTTAAAATCGATGTGGAACATGGTGTTGGATTACCACCGAGTCTTAATCAACCACCGCCACCGCCGTTTGTTGATCCACCACCGTCTGGTCAGTCAACTACTCCATCGGATACCACCAATCCTAGTCCACAGGCTGAGAAATTTCATAAAAATGGTGGAGAAAGTGGGAGGATCATGGGAATGCAGCACATTGGGGttgtttattcttgtgttttgttTGGGTTCTTGGTTCTAGTACTGTGAGATTTTTTTGGTTCTGGTTTTTTATTTGTGACTTGGTTCTGATATGGAGGGGGATTATTATATTTGTTGCATTTTTGGAACATTTGGAATATTGTGTCAATAATTATAGCTTTACCGGTTTCCATGTTTCTTTATTTTCCGTATCATGTTTGATAGTACTAAACAATGCATGTCTTGTCCGAGTGGCTCAAGTATATTCATAGAATGCTGCATTTGAGATAAAGAAATAAATGGCGGAaaaattccaaagatattcaaatgCTGAGGTTAGGAACATGTGTTTGTAGGACTACCGGGGGGACATACTGGATTAGTATGGCTCATCAATAGTCGTCATGGATCTCTTTCCTTGATAAAATATCATTGTCATCTAGATTTTCAAGTTCTTTAGGTATTTTGAGCATTTCTGGCTTAAGTAAGAAATTAGTTAGGTGAAGATAGGAGGCATTTTTAGAGCTTGATGCAGCATCATATCCTAGGATAAAATGATTTCCTACAAGAAAATGCTGCACACAAGCCTTTCAAAAGACAAAAAAATTGTAAATCAATCAATTGTTTCTAGTGTTAAACATTAGATAGTAAATTAGTACTCTGATACAAATACCAGAATTTGGATGGGTTAAATCTAAACATTAGGTAGAGACAAAATAAAATACGAGCTAAATGCCTAATAGGCTGTTTAGAGCATCCACAATCACGACCATatttggggactatacccaaataTGGTCCCAAAATCAACTGTAATGGAACAGACTAAAGCTATGTATGGTccaaatttctagggtttgagaccaaaatTGATCGTCAAcccagaccaaacccaaatatactGGGGCGAGAGTATAGTAACCGTGTGAGTTCAGGCGAGAGTATAGTGAACGTTTCATTTTGGGCGATAGTATAGTCAACGTTTGATTGTGGAGCGGAGATAGAATGAGCGCATGATTGAGGCGTGAGTATTATCAGCGTCAGAGGAAACAACAGTTATACGTGCGCCTCACATCAAACGCATATATTATCACCGCCCAACAAATACAATAATTAACTCCCCCAAATACCATGTGCTTTTACAACAAGACGTTTGCTATAAGTCCGCCTGTTGATTGGGCGTAGTCTTTCATTTTCGTCTCTTGCCAGGCGTCAGTAATACTCACGCCCTACACCATGCGTGCAAAATACTCCCATCCCATACATACGCCCACAATACCAACGCCTTACCATTGTACGCTCATTATATATCCGCTCCATTTCATACATTGTTATTTCGTCCGCCAGACTAATTTTAGTCTTTCACCACTGCGCTTCACCTCTAAAAATGCCAAATTTTTTTAGCTTTTGGTATGACATTTGGTCTTTAGTCCCGCTCATGATTGTGATAGCATATCAGAAGTAGTTTTTCGACTTTTACAAATCGAAAAATCAAAAGTTAGTTTGGCTGTCAAATTTCAAAACGACTTTTAGAAGTCGAAAAGCTAACTTTGtatgaagcaaaatagttttgcttctgaTTTCTGTTTCTGAAAAAGCAGATTTGTATTCAAACGCGCTATAAATCTACGCATTTGATGTGCTAAATCCAGATATTGTGTGcgatttaaaaagaaaaacaaaacagggGCTAAATATGCAAATTTGGTGGGCTAAACCTGGACACTTGGTGGGCTTGGTTGGATAGACGAGCACTATGGCAATCGGCGGCAGGAACATGAAATGTGTGAATTTTCTATTGCCTTCCACAACAATTGCCGgatacttttttcttttcttttttaggaaaaaaggtatatattaaagaaaaagatatatacaagataaTTACAAAGGAGCAAAAGACTCCTGATCCAAATGAAATTGTGCTAAATCCTTATCTCTCAGCCATAATCTCATCCCAATGAAACAAAATTTGGTTCACACAATATCCAT
Coding sequences within:
- the LOC113273631 gene encoding cucumber peeling cupredoxin-like translates to MKIINISSYLAIVTLLVLITIPSSESYTNHTVGGASGWYFNRSSNKSITDYSKWASGKTFNLGDYLIFDTNTNQTVIQTYNETAYKICNADDTTDASVYSGGAEIGKQVVLSVPLIIEGDNYFFSSADDGAQCQKGMAFKIDVEHGVGLPPSLNQPPPPPFVDPPPSGQSTTPSDTTNPSPQAEKFHKNGGESGRIMGMQHIGVVYSCVLFGFLVLVL